In Lycium ferocissimum isolate CSIRO_LF1 chromosome 11, AGI_CSIRO_Lferr_CH_V1, whole genome shotgun sequence, a single genomic region encodes these proteins:
- the LOC132036982 gene encoding protein DETOXIFICATION 40-like: MHSQFSTTMTSSMNDVYQPFLENNRASSEHNFESNDELETVLLDNSLPLWNRLRLATWIEMKLLFFLAAPAVMVYMINYLMSMSTQIFSGHLGNLELAAASLGNTGIQIFAYGLMLGMGSAVETLCGQAYGARKYDMLGVYLQRSTILLTLTGVLLTLIYVFCKPILIFLGESQEIASAAALFVYGLIPQIFAYAVNFPIQKFLQAQSIVAPSAYISGATLVLHLLISWVIIYKIGLGLLGASLVLSLSWWIIVICQFVYIVNSEKCKKTWNGFSWKAFSGLPEFFNLSAASAVMLCLETWYFQILVLLAGLLENPELALDSLSICMTISGWVFMVSVGFNAAASVRVSNELGAGHPKSAAFSVIVVTACSFIISVIAAILVLALRHVISYAFTGGEVVAEAVSDLCPLLALSLVLNGIQPVLSGVAVGCGWQTLVAYVNVGCYYVVGIPLGSLLGFYFKLGAKGIWSGMMGGTVMQTVILIWVTFRTDWNKEVEAAQGRLNNWEDKKEPVLE; this comes from the exons ATGCACTCTCAATTCTCCACCACTATGACATCCTCTATGAATGATGTTTATCAGCCATTTCTAGAAAACAACAGGGCATCTTCAGAGCACAATTTTGAATCCAACGATGAATTAGAGACTGTACTCTTAGACAATTCATTACCTTTATGGAATCGCCTTCGCCTCGCTACATGGATAGAAATGAAGCTACTATTCTTCCTTGCTGCTCCTGCAGTGATGGTTTACATGATCAATTACCTCATGTCAATGTCAACACAAATATTTTCTGGCCACCTTGGTAATCTTGAACTTGCAGCTGCTTCACTTGGTAACACTGGCATTCAAATTTTCGCCTATGGCctcatg CTGGGCATGGGAAGTGCAGTTGAAACACTTTGTGGTCAGGCATATGGAGCGAGGAAATACGATATGTTAGGAGTTTATCTTCAAAGATCAACGATTCTCCTAACTTTAACAGGGGTGTTACTCACTTTAATCTATGTTTTCTGCAAGCCGATTTTAATATTCCTAGGGGAATCACAAGAAATTGCATCAGCAGCCGCTTTATTTGTATACGGCCTAATACCACAAATTTTCGCGTATGCTGTGAATTTCCCTATCCAGAAATTCCTTCAAGCTCAGAGCATTGTGGCGCCAAGTGCATACATTTCTGGTGCAACATTGGTGTTGCATCTACTGATAAGTTGGGTGATAATTTACAAAATTGGGCTGGGGTTACTAGGGGCGTCTCTTGTATTGAGTTTGTCGTGGTGGATCATAGTGATATGCCAATTTGTGTATATTGTGAATAGTGAAAAGTgtaagaaaacatggaatgggTTCAGTTGGAAGGCATTTTCGGGTTTGCCCGAGTTCTTCAATTTATCAGCAGCATCGGCGGTGATGTTATGCTTGGAGACATGGTATTTTCAGATTCTTGTTCTGCTTGCTGGCCTGCTTGAAAATCCGGAATTGGCTTTGGATTCGCTTTCTATTTG CATGACCATTTCTGGTTGGGTGTTCATGGTATCAGTTGGATTCAATGCAGCAGCAAG TGTGAGAGTGAGCAATGAATTGGGAGCAGGGCATCCAAAATCAGCAGCATTTTCAGTGATAGTGGTCACAGCATGCTCTTTCATCATCTCAGTGATTGCTGCAATCCTTGTTCTTGCATTGCGCCACGTCATTAGCTATGCCTTCACTGGAGGAGAAGTTGTGGCTGAAGCTGTCTCCGATCTCTGTCCATTGCTCGCGCTTAGCCTTGTACTTAATGGAATTCAGCCTGTCCTATCTG GTGTGGCTGTTGGCTGTGGATGGCAAACCCTTGTGGCCTATGTCAATGTGGGCTGCTATTACGTTGTAGGAATCCCATTGGGCTCACTTCTCGGATTCTACTTCAAACTAGGTGCTAAG GGCATATGGTCAGGAATGATGGGTGGTACGGTCATGCAAACAGTCATTTTAATATGGGTCACATTTCGAACTGATTGGAATAAAGAG GTTGAAGCAGCTCAAGGTAGGTTAAATAATTGGGAAGACAAGAAAGAACCAGTTCTGGAGTAG